One window of the Nocardia huaxiensis genome contains the following:
- a CDS encoding acyl-CoA dehydrogenase family protein produces the protein MAGNPDFNLFQLEDFHHELREAIRGLSEKEIAPYAKDVDGNSRFPEEALTALNAAGFNAVHVPEAYGGQGADSVATCIVIEEVARVCGSSSLIPAVNKLGTMGLILQGSEELKQKVLPDIVNGRMASYALSEREAGSDAASMRTRAKADGDDWIINGSKCWITNGGKSDWYTVMAVTDAEKGANGISAFMVHKDDEGFVVGPLEHKLGIKGSPTAELYFENCRVSGDRMIGAPGTGFKTALQTLDHTRPTIGAQAVGLAQGALDAAIAYTKDRKQFGKTIASFQNTEFMLADMAMKIEAARLMVYTSAARAERGEKNLGFISAAAKCFASDVAMEVTTNAVQLFGGAGYTTDFPVERMMRDAKITQIYEGTNQIQRVVMSRQILR, from the coding sequence ATGGCGGGCAACCCCGACTTCAATCTGTTCCAGCTCGAGGACTTCCACCACGAGCTGCGCGAGGCCATCCGTGGCCTGTCCGAGAAGGAGATCGCCCCCTACGCGAAGGACGTCGACGGCAACTCCCGTTTCCCGGAGGAGGCGCTGACCGCCCTCAACGCCGCCGGCTTCAACGCCGTGCACGTGCCCGAAGCCTACGGCGGCCAGGGCGCGGACTCGGTCGCCACCTGCATCGTCATCGAAGAGGTCGCCCGCGTCTGCGGTTCCTCCTCGCTGATCCCCGCCGTCAACAAGCTCGGCACCATGGGCCTGATCCTGCAGGGCTCCGAGGAGCTCAAGCAGAAGGTGCTGCCGGACATCGTCAACGGCCGCATGGCCTCCTACGCGCTGTCCGAGCGTGAGGCCGGCTCCGACGCCGCCTCCATGCGCACCCGCGCCAAGGCCGACGGCGACGACTGGATCATCAACGGCTCCAAGTGCTGGATCACCAACGGCGGCAAGTCCGACTGGTACACCGTCATGGCCGTCACCGACGCCGAGAAGGGCGCCAACGGCATCTCCGCGTTCATGGTGCACAAGGACGACGAGGGCTTCGTGGTCGGCCCGCTGGAGCACAAGCTGGGCATCAAGGGTTCCCCGACCGCCGAGCTGTACTTCGAGAACTGCCGCGTCTCCGGCGACCGCATGATCGGCGCGCCCGGCACCGGTTTCAAGACCGCGCTGCAGACCCTGGACCACACCCGCCCGACCATCGGCGCGCAGGCCGTCGGCCTGGCCCAGGGCGCCCTGGACGCCGCGATCGCGTACACCAAGGACCGCAAGCAGTTCGGCAAGACCATCGCGTCCTTCCAGAACACCGAGTTCATGCTGGCCGACATGGCCATGAAGATCGAGGCCGCCCGCCTCATGGTCTACACCTCGGCCGCCCGCGCCGAGCGTGGCGAGAAGAACCTGGGCTTCATCTCCGCCGCCGCCAAGTGCTTCGCCTCGGATGTGGCCATGGAGGTCACCACCAACGCGGTGCAGCTGTTCGGTGGCGCCGGCTACACCACCGACTTCCCGGTGGAGCGAATGATGCGCGACGCCAAGATCACTCAGATCTACGAGGGCACCAACCAGATCCAGCGCGTCGTCATGTCGCGTCAGATCCTGCGCTGA
- a CDS encoding sensor histidine kinase, translated as MRRRILLSMVAALTLTTLVLGVPLAFTAWQWVEDISRNELRNRLDRIAVEVVAQERGDGLVHGDLDLRSVRPLVPSGGRLTIVYPTPQDNASRIDVGAEAVTDPLVESLAMGTSGSLRLETPAAPMHSMQRQALGAVVGLVLISLGAGIAVAVVTARRVADPLRDVAARAARLAMGDFRADPRRHGITELDRVSDVLDSATVEIAGRLQREHALVADVSHQLRSRLTAVRLRLDELSTHTDPEVVHEAEEAMAQVDRLTGAIDELVRASRDEGADDRDPVPVVAELRGVVAEWRHPFAEAGRKLVLLGDPTLKAPVTGSRLREAVAVLVDNALMHGGGTCTVSVRTVTGGRDIREPLVCVEVADEGDGVRDELAPHIFDRGFSAAGSTGVGLALARALIEADGGRLELQRRRPALFSVFLGAPGSARIQNDIAAEPR; from the coding sequence ATGAGACGCAGAATTCTGCTGTCCATGGTTGCCGCGCTGACGCTCACCACCCTGGTTCTCGGTGTGCCGCTGGCCTTCACGGCCTGGCAGTGGGTGGAGGACATCTCCCGCAACGAACTGCGCAACCGGCTGGACCGCATCGCGGTGGAGGTGGTGGCGCAGGAGCGCGGCGACGGGCTGGTGCACGGGGATCTGGATCTGCGGTCGGTGCGGCCGCTGGTGCCGTCCGGCGGACGGCTGACCATCGTGTATCCGACACCGCAGGACAATGCCTCGCGCATCGACGTGGGGGCGGAGGCGGTGACGGACCCGCTGGTGGAATCCCTGGCCATGGGAACCTCCGGCTCGCTGCGCCTGGAAACCCCTGCCGCGCCGATGCATTCGATGCAGCGACAGGCCCTGGGCGCGGTGGTCGGCCTGGTGCTGATCTCGCTGGGCGCGGGCATCGCGGTCGCGGTGGTCACCGCCCGCCGTGTGGCCGACCCGCTCCGTGATGTGGCCGCGCGCGCCGCCCGGCTGGCCATGGGCGACTTCCGCGCGGACCCGCGCCGCCACGGCATCACCGAGTTGGACCGCGTCTCCGACGTATTGGATTCCGCGACAGTCGAAATCGCGGGCCGTCTGCAACGCGAGCACGCCCTCGTCGCCGACGTCTCCCACCAGCTCCGCAGCCGCCTGACCGCCGTCCGCCTGCGCCTGGACGAATTGTCCACGCACACCGACCCGGAGGTCGTGCACGAGGCGGAAGAGGCCATGGCACAGGTGGATCGGCTCACCGGCGCCATCGACGAACTGGTCCGCGCCTCCCGCGACGAAGGCGCCGACGACCGCGACCCGGTCCCCGTCGTAGCCGAACTCCGCGGCGTGGTCGCCGAATGGCGTCACCCCTTCGCCGAAGCGGGCCGCAAACTCGTTCTCCTCGGCGACCCGACCCTGAAGGCCCCCGTCACGGGTTCCCGCCTCCGCGAAGCCGTTGCGGTGCTGGTCGACAACGCCCTCATGCACGGCGGCGGCACCTGCACGGTCTCCGTCCGCACCGTCACCGGCGGCCGCGACATCCGCGAACCCCTCGTCTGCGTCGAGGTGGCAGACGAGGGCGACGGCGTCCGAGACGAACTGGCCCCGCACATCTTCGACCGCGGCTTCTCCGCCGCGGGTTCCACCGGCGTCGGCCTGGCCCTGGCCCGCGCCCTCATCGAAGCCGACGGCGGCCGCCTCGAACTGCAACGCCGCCGCCCAGCGCTTTTCTCGGTCTTCCTGGGCGCACCGGGTTCAGCCCGCATCCAGAACGACATCGCCGCCGAACCTCGCTGA
- a CDS encoding FAD-binding oxidoreductase: MVVTDPDILGAYRQDRALDPDAGIALALVRPNTTEQVSAVVRWAHERRVPIVPRGAGTGLSGGATAQHGALLLSTEKMREISVDTVTRTAVVQPGLLNAEVKRAVAAHGLWYPPDPSSFEICSIGGNAATNAGGLCCVKYGVTTDYVLGMEVVLADGTAVRLGGPRLKDSAGLSLTKLFVGSEGTLGIITELTLRLLPAQPPQSTVVATFPTVTAATDAILAITGALRPSMLEFMDSVAINAVEDELRMGLDREAAGLLVARSDAPGEHAGHEADLMLAACEKAGATEAFRTDDEQEGEAFCAARRFAIPAVERKGPLLLEDVGVPLPRLGDLVTGIAEIARTRDVLISVIAHAGDGNTHPLIVHDPNNPDESERAHLAFGEIMDLAISLGGTITGEHGVGRLKKAWLPDQLGPDVMTLTRRIKDALDPHGILNPGAVL, from the coding sequence ATGGTGGTCACCGATCCCGACATTCTCGGCGCATACCGGCAGGACCGCGCCCTCGATCCGGATGCCGGAATCGCCCTCGCACTGGTCCGGCCGAATACCACCGAACAGGTTTCGGCCGTGGTGCGGTGGGCACACGAGCGGCGAGTGCCGATCGTGCCGCGCGGGGCGGGGACCGGGCTGTCGGGCGGGGCCACGGCACAGCACGGGGCCCTGCTACTGAGTACCGAGAAGATGCGCGAGATCAGCGTCGACACGGTGACACGGACCGCCGTGGTGCAGCCGGGACTGTTGAACGCGGAGGTCAAGCGGGCCGTCGCGGCACACGGGCTGTGGTATCCGCCGGACCCGTCGTCGTTCGAAATCTGTTCCATCGGAGGCAATGCCGCCACCAATGCCGGCGGGCTGTGCTGCGTGAAGTACGGGGTCACCACCGATTACGTACTCGGCATGGAGGTGGTGCTGGCGGACGGCACGGCGGTGCGGCTGGGCGGGCCGCGGCTCAAGGATTCGGCGGGGCTGTCGCTGACCAAACTGTTCGTGGGCAGCGAGGGCACGCTGGGGATCATCACCGAGCTGACGCTGCGGCTGCTGCCCGCGCAACCGCCGCAGTCGACGGTGGTCGCGACCTTCCCGACGGTGACCGCCGCCACCGACGCGATCCTCGCGATCACCGGGGCGCTGCGGCCGTCCATGCTCGAGTTCATGGACTCGGTCGCCATCAACGCGGTCGAGGACGAACTGCGGATGGGCTTGGACCGCGAGGCCGCCGGACTGCTGGTGGCCCGCTCCGACGCTCCCGGCGAACATGCCGGGCACGAGGCCGACCTCATGCTGGCCGCCTGCGAAAAGGCCGGGGCCACCGAAGCTTTCCGCACCGACGACGAACAGGAGGGCGAAGCCTTCTGCGCCGCACGCCGATTCGCCATCCCCGCCGTGGAACGCAAAGGGCCGCTGCTGCTCGAGGATGTCGGCGTCCCGCTCCCCCGGCTCGGCGATCTGGTCACCGGCATCGCCGAGATCGCCCGCACCCGGGACGTGCTGATCTCGGTCATCGCGCACGCGGGTGACGGAAACACCCATCCGCTCATCGTGCACGACCCGAATAACCCGGACGAGTCCGAGCGCGCCCACCTCGCCTTCGGCGAAATCATGGACCTCGCGATCAGCCTGGGCGGCACCATCACCGGTGAGCACGGCGTCGGCCGGCTCAAGAAGGCGTGGCTGCCCGACCAGCTCGGACCCGACGTGATGACCCTCACGCGCCGGATCAAGGATGCGCTGGATCCGCATGGCATTCTCAATCCCGGAGCCGTGCTTTGA
- a CDS encoding GroES family chaperonin has protein sequence MSDPKLEIQMLHDRVMVKINQEAGERRSSGGILIPATAQVAKRLSWGEVCGVGSHVRAVSVGDQVLFSADDQYEVEIHGMAYYVLRERDLHAVANERAEHGTGLYL, from the coding sequence GTGTCCGATCCCAAGCTTGAAATCCAGATGCTGCACGACCGAGTCATGGTCAAGATCAACCAGGAAGCGGGCGAACGGCGCAGCAGCGGGGGGATCCTGATTCCGGCGACCGCACAGGTCGCCAAGCGCCTGTCCTGGGGTGAGGTCTGCGGCGTCGGCTCGCATGTCCGCGCGGTGAGCGTCGGCGACCAGGTGCTGTTCAGCGCCGACGACCAGTACGAGGTCGAGATCCACGGCATGGCCTATTACGTGCTGCGCGAACGCGACCTGCACGCCGTCGCCAACGAGCGCGCCGAGCACGGCACCGGGCTGTACCTGTAG
- a CDS encoding GNAT family N-acetyltransferase → MTARLEHNADATRYEIYLDDTLAGYADYAERIDGQKKIRDIQHTLTFPEFRGRGVAAQVVEFALNDARAQGFSIIPTCWYVEKYIGQHPEYADLVG, encoded by the coding sequence ATGACTGCAAGGCTGGAACACAATGCCGACGCCACCCGCTACGAGATCTACCTCGACGACACGCTCGCGGGCTACGCCGACTACGCCGAACGGATCGACGGGCAGAAGAAGATCCGCGACATCCAGCACACGCTGACCTTCCCCGAGTTCCGGGGCCGCGGCGTCGCAGCACAGGTCGTCGAATTCGCCTTGAACGACGCACGCGCACAGGGCTTCTCGATCATTCCCACCTGCTGGTACGTCGAGAAGTACATCGGGCAGCACCCCGAATACGCCGACCTGGTCGGTTAA
- a CDS encoding HAMP domain-containing sensor histidine kinase, producing the protein MTPPTGSSASGGATPSFWRRLRRPVSLRTRVALASALTAAIVVTAMGAVLFAVAKPDAEKQAGTVVSALAIRHPDGSVENGTPAVPALPGDPTGPITIHRSPDRSSTTTEQGSPGGATPAPDSHWPPEAAMPALELGPADFARTLPVDAGKTVVVAVPRSVVAESTTQQRTRIVAIGVAAVALAAVLGWCFANRAVAPLRRLTAATAGLGDGLVLESRSGPGASETAELGAAMNTMLGRIADERRHTGEALVTARDFAATAAHELRTPLTSMRTDLQVLRSMPLSESERAGIIDEILVTQGTVETTLAALERLAVGDLTTESDWEDVDLGELVDQVVDDARRAHPQVTITDTAVDPIRLRGLTAGLRSVIDNALTNAVRHGAATRIDLAAHRDGDTVTLTVDDNGTGIPESERARVFDRFHRASAAPGSGLGLALVAQQARLHGGFARIDESPLGGARLTFTLSVTPVR; encoded by the coding sequence ATGACCCCGCCCACCGGCAGCTCCGCGTCCGGTGGGGCAACCCCGTCATTCTGGCGCCGGCTGCGGCGTCCGGTGTCACTGCGCACCCGTGTCGCGCTCGCCAGCGCGCTGACCGCGGCGATCGTGGTGACCGCGATGGGCGCGGTGCTCTTCGCCGTCGCCAAGCCGGATGCCGAGAAGCAGGCGGGAACGGTGGTGAGCGCGCTGGCCATCAGGCACCCCGACGGGTCGGTGGAGAACGGAACGCCCGCTGTCCCCGCGCTGCCCGGCGATCCCACCGGCCCGATCACCATCCATCGCTCACCCGACCGCTCCTCGACCACCACCGAGCAGGGCTCGCCCGGAGGCGCCACGCCCGCACCGGACTCGCACTGGCCGCCGGAAGCGGCAATGCCCGCACTGGAATTGGGCCCGGCGGACTTCGCGCGCACCCTGCCGGTGGACGCCGGGAAGACGGTGGTCGTGGCGGTGCCGCGCAGTGTGGTGGCGGAGTCGACGACGCAGCAGCGCACCCGCATCGTGGCCATCGGTGTCGCGGCGGTGGCGCTGGCCGCCGTGCTGGGCTGGTGTTTCGCGAATCGCGCGGTGGCGCCGCTGCGCCGGCTCACGGCGGCCACGGCCGGACTGGGTGATGGGCTGGTGCTGGAGAGCCGCAGCGGCCCGGGTGCGAGCGAGACGGCGGAACTCGGCGCCGCCATGAACACCATGCTGGGCCGGATCGCCGACGAGCGCCGCCACACCGGCGAAGCCTTGGTCACCGCAAGGGATTTCGCAGCGACGGCCGCGCACGAGTTGCGGACCCCGCTCACCTCTATGCGCACCGATCTACAAGTGCTGCGCAGCATGCCGCTGTCCGAGTCCGAGCGCGCGGGGATCATCGACGAGATCCTGGTCACCCAGGGCACGGTCGAAACCACCTTGGCCGCATTGGAACGCCTCGCGGTCGGCGATCTCACCACCGAATCCGATTGGGAGGACGTCGATCTGGGTGAACTCGTGGACCAGGTCGTCGACGATGCCCGGCGCGCGCACCCGCAGGTCACCATCACCGACACTGCCGTGGACCCGATTCGCTTGCGCGGCTTGACCGCCGGGCTCCGCTCGGTGATCGACAATGCGCTGACGAACGCGGTCCGCCACGGCGCGGCCACCCGCATCGACCTCGCCGCGCATCGGGACGGCGACACCGTCACCCTCACCGTCGACGACAATGGCACCGGCATCCCGGAATCCGAGCGTGCCCGGGTGTTCGACCGTTTCCACCGCGCCAGCGCCGCCCCCGGCAGTGGTCTGGGCCTGGCGCTGGTGGCGCAGCAGGCGCGACTGCACGGTGGGTTTGCCCGCATCGACGAGAGCCCGCTCGGCGGCGCTCGCCTCACGTTCACGCTGTCCGTGACCCCGGTGCGGTAG
- a CDS encoding response regulator transcription factor, protein MTAVLLAEDDEAIAAPLSRALGREGYSVTVESYGPAVLERALEGGHDLLILDLGLPGMDGLEVCRQVRARGADLAVLMLTARTDEVDFVVGLDAGADDYVGKPFRLAELLARVRALLRRSGIGDDVVEVGGIRLEPQARRVLVNGVEVNLANKEYELLKVLIDRAGQVVSRETILREVWGDADLRGSKTLDMHMSWLRRKIGDEGPVAERRIVTVRGVGFRFNTD, encoded by the coding sequence GTGACCGCCGTACTGCTGGCCGAAGACGACGAGGCCATCGCCGCGCCGCTGTCGCGAGCGCTGGGGCGTGAGGGCTATTCGGTGACCGTGGAGAGTTATGGTCCCGCCGTGCTCGAACGGGCCCTGGAGGGCGGCCACGACCTGCTGATCCTCGATCTCGGACTGCCCGGCATGGACGGTCTGGAGGTGTGCCGTCAGGTGCGGGCGCGCGGAGCCGATCTGGCGGTGCTCATGCTCACCGCACGCACCGACGAGGTGGATTTCGTGGTCGGCCTGGACGCCGGCGCGGACGACTACGTGGGCAAACCCTTCCGGCTCGCCGAACTGCTGGCCCGGGTGCGAGCCCTGTTGCGGCGCAGCGGAATCGGCGACGACGTGGTGGAGGTCGGCGGCATCCGGCTGGAACCGCAGGCGCGGCGGGTGCTGGTGAACGGCGTCGAGGTGAACCTCGCCAACAAGGAGTACGAGCTGCTCAAGGTGCTCATCGACCGCGCCGGGCAGGTGGTCTCGCGTGAGACCATCCTGCGCGAGGTGTGGGGTGACGCCGATCTGCGCGGCTCCAAGACCCTCGACATGCACATGTCCTGGTTGCGTCGCAAGATCGGCGACGAGGGCCCGGTGGCCGAGCGCCGGATCGTGACGGTGCGCGGCGTAGGCTTCCGCTTCAATACCGACTAG
- a CDS encoding 5-(carboxyamino)imidazole ribonucleotide synthase translates to MTTLTNVSARSFDSSAMPTVTMIGGGQLARMTHQAAIALGQRLRVLAERADDPAAQVTPDVVFGSHDDLTALRKAAVGSHAVTFDHEGVPTDLLEALIAEGVNVQPPPHALIFAQDKLAMRKKLAELGVPIPAFVPVESAADAIAFGAEHGFPFVLKAVRGGYDGRGVWMPADADETTRIVEDQLAHGVSLLAEAKVDLKRELSAMVARSPFGQAATWPVVETIQRNGQCAVVIAPAPELSDDRANEAETLALRLASELGVTGAMAVELFETRSGELLVNELAMRPHNSGHWGMDGACTGQFEQHLRAVLDYPLGSTRPLAPVTVMANILGAPEAPQMSMDERLHHLAARIPDAKVHLYGKGERPDRKIGHINILGDDVAETREKAERAAHWMSHAIWTDGWDPHHG, encoded by the coding sequence ATGACAACATTGACCAACGTGAGCGCCCGTTCCTTCGATTCTTCCGCGATGCCCACCGTCACCATGATCGGTGGCGGCCAGCTGGCGCGCATGACCCACCAGGCGGCCATTGCGCTGGGGCAGCGGCTGCGCGTGCTCGCCGAGCGCGCCGACGACCCGGCCGCCCAGGTCACGCCCGATGTGGTCTTCGGCAGCCACGACGATCTGACGGCGCTGCGCAAGGCGGCAGTCGGCTCGCACGCGGTGACCTTCGATCACGAGGGTGTGCCGACCGACCTGCTCGAGGCGCTCATCGCCGAGGGCGTGAACGTGCAGCCGCCGCCGCACGCGCTCATCTTCGCGCAGGACAAGCTCGCCATGCGTAAGAAGCTGGCCGAGCTGGGTGTCCCGATTCCGGCGTTCGTCCCGGTCGAGAGCGCCGCCGATGCCATCGCCTTCGGCGCCGAGCACGGTTTCCCCTTCGTGCTCAAGGCCGTGCGCGGCGGTTACGACGGCCGTGGCGTGTGGATGCCCGCCGATGCCGACGAGACCACCCGCATTGTGGAAGACCAACTGGCGCACGGCGTTTCTCTACTCGCCGAGGCCAAGGTGGATTTGAAGCGCGAGCTCTCCGCCATGGTGGCCCGCTCGCCGTTCGGTCAGGCCGCGACCTGGCCGGTGGTGGAGACCATCCAGCGCAACGGCCAGTGCGCGGTGGTCATCGCCCCCGCCCCCGAGCTGTCCGACGATCGGGCCAACGAGGCCGAGACCCTGGCCCTGCGCCTGGCGTCGGAACTCGGTGTCACCGGCGCGATGGCGGTGGAGCTCTTCGAAACCCGTTCCGGTGAGCTGCTGGTGAACGAGCTGGCCATGCGCCCGCACAACTCCGGCCACTGGGGCATGGACGGCGCCTGCACCGGCCAGTTCGAACAGCACCTGCGCGCGGTCCTGGACTACCCGCTCGGCAGCACCCGCCCGCTGGCTCCGGTCACCGTGATGGCGAATATTCTCGGTGCTCCCGAGGCCCCGCAGATGTCGATGGACGAGCGCCTGCACCACCTGGCCGCCCGCATCCCCGACGCCAAGGTGCACCTCTACGGCAAGGGCGAGCGCCCCGACCGCAAGATCGGCCACATCAATATCCTCGGCGACGACGTGGCCGAGACCCGCGAGAAAGCAGAGCGTGCGGCCCACTGGATGTCGCACGCGATTTGGACCGACGGATGGGATCCGCACCATGGGTGA
- a CDS encoding TetR family transcriptional regulator: MAPEDSATARRLTVVDQALRLFAEKGYEATTVDEIAEAAGISRRTFFRQFRSKEDVVFADHESQLAQAREFLDAAQGDPWVAVVEAVVAIFERFTQWRELAARRYGVVRKVPTLREREIVTVFRYERLFTDFLRARLRGEADLALVQFTAAVTATHNYLLRRMVRGESDASPADLRAALSAIPRGTAPSAEDSPGSSDDMVVAVFPRDMPARQVADLLARRLDTL; encoded by the coding sequence GTGGCCCCCGAGGACTCCGCGACCGCGCGACGGCTGACCGTCGTCGACCAGGCGCTGCGGTTGTTCGCTGAAAAGGGTTACGAGGCAACGACGGTCGATGAGATCGCGGAGGCGGCGGGGATCTCCCGCCGCACCTTCTTCCGGCAGTTCCGCTCGAAGGAGGATGTGGTCTTCGCCGATCACGAATCCCAGCTGGCCCAGGCGCGCGAGTTTCTCGATGCCGCGCAGGGCGATCCGTGGGTGGCGGTGGTCGAGGCCGTCGTCGCCATCTTCGAACGGTTCACGCAGTGGCGTGAGCTGGCGGCCCGCCGCTACGGCGTGGTGCGCAAGGTGCCGACGCTGCGCGAGCGCGAGATTGTGACGGTTTTCCGGTACGAGCGGCTGTTCACCGATTTTCTGCGCGCGAGACTGCGCGGTGAAGCAGATCTTGCGCTCGTGCAGTTCACCGCGGCGGTCACCGCGACACACAACTACCTCCTGCGCCGCATGGTGCGCGGCGAGTCGGACGCGAGTCCCGCCGATCTGCGCGCGGCCCTGAGTGCCATCCCGCGTGGCACCGCGCCGAGTGCTGAAGATTCGCCCGGAAGCTCCGACGACATGGTGGTGGCGGTGTTCCCGCGGGACATGCCCGCTCGGCAGGTCGCGGATCTGCTGGCCCGCCGCCTCGATACGCTGTGA
- the purE gene encoding 5-(carboxyamino)imidazole ribonucleotide mutase: MGDTAQVGLIMGSDSDWPTMEAAAEALGEFGIRFEVGVVSAHRTPQRMLDYAKNAAGRGIKVIIAGAGGAAHLPGMVASATPLPVIGVPVPLKYLDGMDSLLSIVQMPAGVPVATVSIGGARNAGLLAVRILAASDPELRSRMERFQADLEKLVLEKDDALRSKLLG, encoded by the coding sequence ATGGGTGACACTGCACAGGTTGGCCTGATCATGGGCTCCGACTCGGACTGGCCCACCATGGAGGCCGCCGCGGAAGCCCTGGGCGAGTTCGGCATTCGCTTCGAGGTCGGCGTGGTCTCCGCGCACCGCACCCCGCAGCGCATGCTCGACTACGCCAAGAACGCCGCCGGTCGCGGCATCAAGGTCATCATCGCGGGTGCGGGCGGGGCGGCTCACCTGCCCGGCATGGTCGCCTCCGCCACCCCGCTGCCGGTGATCGGCGTCCCGGTCCCGCTCAAGTACCTCGACGGCATGGACTCGCTGCTCTCGATCGTGCAGATGCCCGCCGGCGTCCCGGTCGCCACCGTCTCCATCGGCGGCGCTCGCAATGCCGGTCTGCTGGCCGTCCGCATCCTGGCCGCGTCCGACCCCGAATTGCGTTCCCGCATGGAGCGTTTCCAGGCCGACCTGGAGAAACTGGTCCTCGAGAAGGACGACGCCCTCCGCAGCAAACTGCTCGGATAA
- a CDS encoding response regulator transcription factor: MTSPRILIVDDDARVLASVARGLRLSGFAVESAADGASALQRIAAAAPQAMVLDLNMPTLDGVQVVTALRALGNDIPICVLSARSEVTDRIEVLEAGADDYLTKPFDLGELVARLRAMLRRAPAAPSAQGSDLIAVGPLTVHPAARRAYANDTLLDLTKREFDLLAALSGAPGQVFTRTQLLDRVWGYDFETQTKVVDVFVSYLRRKIESTGCPRLIHTVRGVGFVLREDA, translated from the coding sequence GTGACGAGCCCCCGGATTTTGATTGTGGACGATGACGCCCGGGTGCTGGCGTCAGTGGCTCGGGGGCTGCGGCTGTCCGGGTTCGCGGTGGAGTCCGCGGCGGACGGGGCATCGGCATTGCAGCGCATTGCCGCCGCAGCACCGCAGGCGATGGTGCTCGACCTGAACATGCCCACCCTCGACGGAGTGCAGGTGGTCACCGCCTTGCGCGCACTGGGCAATGACATCCCCATCTGTGTGCTGTCGGCGCGTTCCGAGGTGACCGACCGCATCGAGGTGCTCGAGGCGGGTGCCGACGACTACCTCACCAAACCGTTCGACCTCGGGGAACTGGTGGCCCGCCTGCGCGCCATGCTGCGCCGCGCCCCCGCCGCCCCCTCGGCGCAGGGTTCGGACCTGATCGCGGTCGGCCCGCTGACCGTGCACCCGGCCGCCCGCCGCGCCTACGCCAACGACACCCTGCTCGACCTGACCAAGCGCGAATTCGACCTGCTCGCAGCGCTTTCCGGCGCTCCCGGTCAGGTCTTCACCCGCACCCAGCTGCTCGACCGCGTCTGGGGCTACGACTTCGAAACCCAAACCAAGGTGGTCGACGTGTTCGTGTCCTACCTGCGCCGCAAGATCGAATCCACCGGCTGCCCGCGCCTGATCCACACCGTCCGCGGCGTCGGCTTCGTCCTCCGGGAGGACGCATGA
- a CDS encoding PH domain-containing protein has translation MGYPEEALAPEEQLLLHRHPHWKMLFWPAVTFILITALAGFGLGVASRNTEGGLRSGLLLAILVIWLVIVLWRSIAPLIRWKSTHFIITDRRVLIRHGVLTHTGIDIPMNRISNVQFRHGLFDRMLGTGTLIIGSASEDDLEYDDIPHVQQVHAMLYHQVFDVVQNDRAGGGYYGTEGGYP, from the coding sequence ATGGGTTATCCCGAGGAGGCACTGGCGCCCGAGGAACAGTTGCTGCTGCACCGGCATCCGCATTGGAAGATGTTGTTCTGGCCCGCCGTGACTTTCATCCTGATCACCGCTTTGGCCGGATTCGGTCTCGGCGTGGCGTCGCGAAATACCGAGGGCGGCTTACGGTCCGGATTGCTCCTCGCGATTCTCGTGATCTGGCTGGTGATCGTGCTGTGGCGCAGCATCGCACCGCTGATCCGTTGGAAGTCGACGCATTTCATCATCACCGATCGCCGCGTCCTGATCCGGCACGGTGTGCTCACCCATACCGGAATCGACATTCCGATGAACCGCATCTCGAATGTGCAGTTCCGCCATGGCCTGTTCGATCGCATGCTGGGCACGGGCACCCTCATCATCGGCTCGGCGTCGGAGGACGATCTCGAATACGACGACATTCCGCATGTGCAGCAGGTGCATGCCATGCTCTATCACCAGGTCTTCGACGTGGTGCAAAACGATCGGGCCGGTGGTGGCTACTACGGAACCGAGGGTGGTTACCCGTAG